In Desulfopila inferna, a single genomic region encodes these proteins:
- a CDS encoding DMT family transporter — protein MQFVTYLTLVLTMLFWGGTFIAGRALAGEVNPANAAFIRFAIATVALFFLTLLSDGRISIPPRKTWLPLLLLGLTGVFSYNVFFFTGLQYISAGRAALIIALNPLAITIFASLFLKEPLTAKQFGGILLSLTGAVFVISNGHPAEIFSTGFGVGEITLLGCVVSWVAYSLIGRVVLVSLSPLASVFYSSLIGSILLFFPAAYYGLFSNLGHIDAMNWLGLTYLGFFGTALGFSLYYRAIKNIGATRSGVFINLVPLFSILLSWILLGESIKGVVILGGIMLLSGVSITNYFRSRT, from the coding sequence ATGCAATTTGTCACCTATTTAACTCTCGTCCTGACCATGCTTTTCTGGGGAGGGACCTTCATCGCCGGAAGAGCGCTGGCAGGCGAAGTAAATCCGGCCAACGCCGCTTTCATCCGATTCGCGATCGCCACGGTCGCCCTGTTCTTCCTGACACTTCTCTCCGACGGCAGAATTTCCATCCCTCCGCGAAAGACGTGGCTTCCTCTTCTTCTTCTCGGCCTGACCGGTGTGTTCAGTTATAATGTCTTCTTCTTCACGGGGCTGCAATATATCTCTGCGGGAAGAGCGGCACTGATCATCGCCCTGAACCCTCTGGCAATCACGATATTCGCCTCCCTCTTTCTCAAAGAACCTCTTACCGCCAAACAGTTCGGTGGCATTCTGCTCTCTCTTACCGGTGCTGTTTTCGTGATCAGCAACGGGCATCCCGCTGAGATTTTTTCCACAGGTTTCGGAGTTGGAGAAATCACCTTACTGGGCTGTGTTGTCAGCTGGGTAGCCTACAGCCTGATTGGCCGCGTTGTCCTGGTATCGCTGTCGCCGCTGGCTTCTGTCTTCTACTCGTCGCTCATCGGCTCCATCCTCCTGTTTTTTCCTGCCGCTTATTACGGGTTATTTTCAAATCTCGGCCATATTGACGCTATGAACTGGCTCGGCCTGACCTATCTCGGTTTTTTCGGAACAGCGTTGGGTTTTTCTCTGTATTATAGAGCCATCAAGAATATCGGCGCCACACGTTCCGGAGTATTCATCAATCTTGTACCGCTCTTCTCCATTCTCCTCTCCTGGATTTTATTGGGGGAGTCCATCAAAGGCGTGGTAATTCTGGGTGGCATCATGCTGCTGTCAGGTGTTTCCATTACGAACTACTTCCGCAGCAGAACCTGA
- a CDS encoding sensor histidine kinase codes for MYWFRHLQLRWKLLIMVMPLVLVPLLLIAFFVSNVSMELAYEGITRATRDDFQHMSDFSLDLIDGHYRQYEVYQQEREEAVRRKLRDIVDLAYNLVETQYEQSIRRELPSQGAKIAAKNGLKFASIGEGGYITVMDSGGKLLVHPVSEGKNIFDSKDEAGRYFIKEMCDSAVKAPPGEVLFTAYSWKNALLGDTRPREKVVAYRFFSEWGWVISAGNYLDEIYDEQPFKNRAFDDLKKKLKEKKVGKSGFIYAADCSGRLAIHPHYEGQSVNFWLDGEGQEMLHRLCEKKQTSGWMRSLQEQEPDKKPRVRIAKLEYFPPWDWVVFVEAYEDELFGRAAATKKHIMASVIFFSLLVSGVAGLITFYVAKRFTFPIFMMTEEIARAGGSRLVRKITVPEAEELKKLAIAINTMSDLIQRDKVLEEKLAKMEKMASIGVLSSGVAHEINNPMGVILGYACHLEKKLDENDPNFHFIQEIKQESKRCVKIVQNLLDFARAPKLSFEQVDINDLLDQIVDFARSHAETENISLQKNFSDGLPEISIDADQLRQVMMNLILNGAAAMKEGGTLTISTFLDSEMLQIVTEDTGQGIPRENLNEVYEPFFTTKAKGTGLGLAISKQIVEAHLGTIEIESTVGVGTTVIMRLPVK; via the coding sequence ATGTATTGGTTTCGCCATTTGCAACTGCGCTGGAAATTGCTGATAATGGTCATGCCTCTTGTGCTCGTCCCTCTGCTGCTCATCGCTTTTTTTGTCAGCAATGTCTCTATGGAGCTGGCATATGAAGGTATCACCCGCGCCACCAGGGACGATTTCCAGCATATGAGTGATTTCTCGCTGGATCTGATTGACGGCCATTATCGCCAGTACGAAGTCTATCAGCAGGAAAGGGAAGAGGCGGTTCGCAGAAAACTTCGTGATATAGTCGATCTGGCCTATAACCTGGTGGAGACGCAGTATGAACAGTCGATCCGTCGTGAGCTGCCCTCTCAAGGCGCCAAGATAGCCGCCAAAAACGGCCTCAAATTTGCCAGTATCGGTGAGGGCGGGTATATAACCGTGATGGACAGCGGCGGCAAGCTGCTGGTCCATCCGGTTTCCGAGGGCAAGAATATCTTCGATTCAAAGGATGAGGCCGGGCGGTATTTCATCAAGGAAATGTGTGATTCAGCCGTCAAGGCTCCTCCCGGCGAGGTTTTATTTACTGCCTATTCCTGGAAGAATGCACTCCTTGGCGATACTCGTCCCCGTGAAAAAGTTGTGGCCTACCGTTTCTTTTCCGAATGGGGGTGGGTCATATCCGCCGGCAATTATCTTGATGAAATTTATGATGAACAACCTTTTAAAAACCGTGCTTTTGATGATCTCAAAAAAAAGCTGAAGGAGAAAAAGGTCGGCAAATCAGGATTTATTTATGCGGCGGACTGCAGCGGCAGGCTGGCCATTCACCCCCACTATGAGGGGCAGAGTGTGAATTTCTGGCTGGATGGAGAAGGACAGGAGATGCTGCACCGGCTTTGTGAAAAAAAACAGACCTCCGGCTGGATGCGGTCACTCCAGGAGCAGGAGCCGGATAAAAAACCTCGAGTCAGAATTGCTAAGCTGGAATATTTTCCTCCCTGGGACTGGGTGGTCTTCGTCGAGGCCTACGAGGATGAACTTTTCGGCAGGGCGGCGGCAACCAAGAAGCATATCATGGCAAGTGTGATATTTTTCAGCCTGCTGGTCTCAGGTGTAGCCGGTCTGATTACATTTTATGTTGCCAAACGCTTCACTTTTCCAATTTTCATGATGACCGAGGAGATAGCCCGGGCCGGGGGAAGCCGTTTGGTAAGAAAAATAACCGTTCCGGAAGCCGAAGAGCTGAAAAAACTGGCTATCGCCATAAATACCATGTCCGACTTGATCCAGAGGGATAAGGTCCTTGAGGAAAAGCTCGCCAAAATGGAAAAAATGGCATCGATCGGAGTCCTCTCCTCCGGTGTCGCCCATGAGATCAATAACCCCATGGGGGTGATCCTGGGATATGCCTGTCATCTTGAAAAAAAGCTTGATGAAAATGATCCCAACTTTCACTTCATTCAGGAAATCAAACAGGAGAGCAAGAGATGTGTAAAAATTGTGCAGAATCTGCTCGATTTTGCCAGGGCGCCAAAACTATCCTTTGAGCAGGTTGATATTAACGATCTTCTTGATCAGATAGTTGATTTTGCCCGGAGCCATGCCGAAACGGAAAATATCTCCCTGCAGAAGAATTTCTCGGACGGCCTACCCGAGATCAGCATTGATGCCGACCAGCTCCGTCAGGTCATGATGAATCTTATCCTCAACGGCGCCGCAGCCATGAAAGAGGGAGGAACGCTGACAATTTCCACCTTTCTTGATAGTGAGATGCTGCAGATTGTTACGGAAGATACCGGTCAGGGAATTCCCCGGGAAAATCTTAACGAGGTGTATGAACCATTTTTTACCACTAAGGCAAAGGGGACCGGATTAGGCCTTGCCATAAGCAAGCAGATAGTGGAGGCCCATCTGGGAACAATCGAAATAGAAAGCACCGTCGGAGTTGGGACAACGGTAATTATGCGTTTACCGGTTAAATGA
- a CDS encoding sigma 54-interacting transcriptional regulator, protein MTAGAHILVIDNEKGLCKMLEAVLTDSGYRVSAFTEPQKALEVFHPGHFHMVITDVKMPAMDGLEVLKLIKKQDDDVPVIMITGYATVEMSIHALRNGAFDILTKPFEPEELMQRVRNGLRQTSLVEENKQLRQELANHDRFGEVIGKSPALTTVLDTARKIARRDISVTISGESGTGKELVACAIHEHSARRGKPFVAINCGALPESLLESELFGHAKGAFTGADQEKKGLFEMADHGTLLLDEVGNLPMNVQKALLRFLQEKEFYRVGETTPTSVDVRVLAATNADLQEEMAAGNFREDLYYRLAVVRLEIPPLRKRRTDIPLLAAHFVEIMNRRFGTKVKGFTPEACEVMIGYDWPGNIRELKNVIEATLAIESESLVGIDGLSRLMDVKKFRKNNAHLAGLPKYSDALSSFEQDYFATLLQRNRNNVERAAEKAEVNVATLYRKIKKYNLR, encoded by the coding sequence GTGACAGCGGGAGCTCATATTCTAGTCATAGATAATGAAAAAGGTCTTTGTAAGATGTTGGAAGCGGTGCTGACCGACAGCGGTTATCGAGTTTCCGCCTTTACCGAGCCACAGAAAGCTCTGGAAGTTTTTCACCCAGGTCACTTCCATATGGTGATAACCGATGTGAAGATGCCGGCAATGGATGGACTGGAGGTTTTAAAGTTAATCAAAAAGCAGGATGACGACGTTCCGGTGATTATGATTACCGGTTACGCCACTGTGGAAATGTCGATACATGCGCTGCGAAACGGTGCGTTTGATATTTTGACCAAACCCTTCGAACCCGAAGAGCTGATGCAGCGGGTTCGCAATGGTTTGCGGCAGACTTCACTAGTGGAGGAAAACAAACAGCTGCGTCAGGAGTTGGCCAACCACGACAGATTTGGTGAAGTGATAGGTAAATCTCCGGCCCTGACAACAGTGTTGGATACGGCGCGAAAGATTGCCCGCAGGGATATTTCAGTGACTATCAGCGGCGAATCCGGAACCGGCAAGGAACTTGTAGCATGCGCTATCCATGAGCATTCGGCCAGGCGGGGCAAGCCTTTTGTTGCTATTAATTGCGGTGCTTTGCCGGAGTCGCTTCTGGAAAGTGAACTGTTCGGCCACGCCAAGGGCGCCTTTACTGGAGCGGATCAGGAAAAGAAGGGACTTTTCGAAATGGCTGACCATGGCACGCTTCTGCTTGATGAAGTCGGCAATCTTCCTATGAATGTACAAAAGGCACTGCTTCGTTTTCTTCAGGAAAAAGAGTTTTACCGGGTCGGGGAAACCACGCCGACCAGCGTTGATGTACGGGTGCTTGCCGCTACCAATGCCGATCTGCAAGAGGAGATGGCTGCGGGAAATTTTCGTGAGGATCTCTATTACCGGCTCGCTGTGGTCCGCCTGGAGATACCTCCATTGCGTAAACGGAGAACTGATATTCCCTTACTGGCGGCGCATTTTGTCGAGATCATGAATCGCCGCTTCGGCACTAAAGTGAAGGGGTTCACTCCAGAGGCGTGTGAGGTGATGATCGGCTATGACTGGCCCGGCAACATTCGTGAGTTGAAGAATGTCATCGAAGCGACCCTGGCCATTGAAAGTGAAAGTCTTGTTGGGATTGACGGGTTGTCGCGGTTGATGGATGTTAAAAAATTTAGAAAGAATAATGCCCATTTGGCCGGTCTGCCAAAATACAGCGACGCCCTCAGCTCATTCGAACAGGATTATTTTGCCACTCTGCTTCAGCGAAATCGCAACAATGTCGAGCGAGCGGCTGAGAAGGCCGAGGTGAATGTGGCCACTCTTTATCGGAAGATAAAAAAATATAACCTCAGGTAA